One Mastacembelus armatus chromosome 10, fMasArm1.2, whole genome shotgun sequence DNA window includes the following coding sequences:
- the LOC113144128 gene encoding protein PELPK1-like, translating into MFRPSTDPADTEATRSPVPGVPAARSPVPGVPAARSPVPGVPAARSPVPGVPAARSPVPGVPAATTPPAEARGIWQELKAKPLAPWNLAPLAAAQPPGPVSRMPLRRRRRRPKRQEPEPQWADDDVPAEGSIQTPEPQCADVAIPAEQPEPPQQPEPGPEPEPPQQPEPGPEPEPPQQPEPGPEPEPPQQPEPGPEPEPPQQPDPSPSRLSRYSRSQRPSRCRSCLRILSILSILQQLPEYPECPELPQQLPEYPECPKLQLPDVPEPPQPLQSEPEPEPLPQLSEYPEYPELPQQLPEYPECPELPQQLSEYPEDPELPQQLPEYRECPELPQQLPEYRECPELPQQLPECRECPELPQQLPEYRECPELPQQLPEYRECPELPQQLPEYRECPELPQQLPEYRECPELPQQLPEYPECPELPQQLPDVPEPPPPQLPDVPDPPQLPDVPEPPQLPQLPDVPEPPPQLPDVPEPPPQLPDVPEPPQLPDVPEPPQLPDVQPQLTQQPAEFPDQPPPTRQPAEFPEPQRSPVEFPDQPPLRQQPP; encoded by the exons ATGTTCCGGCCATCTACGGACCCAGCGGACACCGAGG CCACCAGATCCCCGGTCCCCGGCGTCCCAGCCGCCAGATCCCCGGTCCCCGGCGTCCCAGCCGCCAGATCCCCGGTCCCCGGCGTCCCAGCCGCCAGATCCCCGGTCCCCGGCGTCCCAGCCGCCAGATCCCCGGTCCCCGGCGTCCCAGCCGCCACAACCCCTCCGGCGGAGGCGCGTGGCATCTGGCAGGAGCTGAAGGCGAAGCCCCTGGCTCCCTGGAATTTGGCTCCCCTCGCTGCTGCCCAACCACCTGGACCGGTATCCCGGATGCCTCTACGCCGGCGTCGCCGTCGCCCTAAGAGGCAGGAGCCAGAGCCTCAGTGGGCCGAcgacgacgtccccgctgagggCTCCATCCAGACTCCGgagcctcagtgtgctgacgtagccatccccgctgag cagcccgagcctcctcagcagcccgagcccgGGCCCGAGCccgagcctcctcagcagcccgagcccgGGCCCGAGCccgagcctcctcagcagcccgagcccgGGCCCGAGCccgagcctcctcagcagcccgagcccgGGCCCGAGCccgagcctcctcagcagcccga cccgagcccgAGCCGCCTCAGCCGCTACAGTCGGAGCCAGAGACCGAGCCGCTGCCGCAGCTGTCTGcgtatcctgagtatcctgagtatcctgcagcagcttccagaGTATCCTGAGTGTCCTGAGTTGCCGCAGCAGCTCCCCGAGTATCCCGAGTGTCCcaagctgcagctgcctgatgtcCCTGAACCGCCTCAGCCGCTACAGTCAGAGCCAGAGCCCGAGCCGCTGCCGCAACTGtctgagtatcctgagtatcctgagctgccgcagcagcttcccgAGTATCCCGAGTGTCCggagctgccgcagcagctttCCGAGTATCCCGAGGATCCggagctgccgcagcagcttcccgAGTATCGCGAGTgtcctgagctgccgcagcagcttcccgAGTATCGCGAGTgtcctgagctgccgcagcagcttcccgAGTGTCGCGAGTgtcctgagctgccgcagcagcttcccgAGTATCGCGAGTgtcctgagctgccgcagcagcttcccgAGTATCGCGAGTgtcctgagctgccgcagcagcttcccgAGTATCGCGAGTgtcctgagctgccgcagcagcttcccgAGTATCGCGAGTgtcctgagctgccgcagcagcttcccgAGTATCCCGAGTgtcctgagctgccgcagcagctccccGATGTCCCTGAGCCGCCGCCGCCGCAGCTGCCCGATGTCCCTGACCCGCCGCAGCTGCCCGATGTCCCTGAGCCGCCGCAGCTGCCGCAGCTGCCTGATGTCCCTGAGCCGCCGCCGCAGCTGCCTGATGTCCCTGAGCCGCCGCCGCAGCTGCCTGATGTCCCTGAGCCGCCGCAGCTGCCTGATGTCCCTGAGCCGCCGCAGCTGCCTGATGTCCAGCCACAGCTGACGCAGCAGCCAGCCGAGTTCCCTGACCAGCCACCGCCGACGCGGCAGCCAGCCGAGTTCCCTGAGCCGCAGCGGTCGCCAGTGGAGTTCCCCGACCAGCCACCGCTGAGGCAGCAGCCACCATAA